From the genome of Candidatus Defluviilinea proxima:
TCTGGAATTGGAATCACAACGCAACGAAGCACGGGAACGTCAGGCGGCGATGAAGGTCGAAAATGAGACTCTGAAAGTTGAGATGAATCAACTCAAAGAGCGGATCGAAGCGCTTAAGTCTGCGGACGGGGCGACATGTCCGTTATGTGGTCAGGAGTTGAGCGAGAAACATCGCAAGTCCACGCTGAAACAATTGGAAGCCGAAGGCAAAGAAAAAGGCGATAAGTATCGAGCCAATACAGATGAAGCAAAGTCTGTTGCTAAACAAATTACGGATACCGAATCGCAAATCACCAAACTCGCTTCTGCCGAAAACGAACGAGTGAAATATGCCAGTGAAGTATCTCAACTCACCGAACGCACTGAAAGATTGCAAGCGCTCGCCAAAGACTGGGACGCCACTGGCAAAAAACGCTTGAAGGAAGTGGATAAGCTTTTAGAAAGCGGCAAGTACGCTGTGGATGAACAAAAAGCACTTGCCAAGTTAGACAAGGAACTTGCAAAGCTCGGTTACGATACAACGGCACACGACGAAGCTCGTGAAAAAGAAAGTGAATTGCGCGCCGTTGAAGAAGAATACGGCAATTTGAAATCGGCAAAAGAAGTGAGCAAGCAGATTGAGAGTGAGATCTCAAGCCTGCAAACCGAAATTGAAAATCGTAAATCTGAGATCAAAAACCTTGAGTTGGAATATCAAACTGCCAAGAAAAATCTTGACGAGGCAGAAGCAGGGTCGCCCAACCTTGAAGATGCCGAGCGTGAACTGTTCAGGTTACGAGAAGAAGAGAACAAAGTCCGCAGTGAATTGGGCGGGGCGCAACAACGTGTGGATATTCTTGCCACACAACGCAACCGCAAAAAGGATTTTGAAAAGGAACGGGAAGAATTCCAAAAGCAGATCGCACGCCACAAAACATTGGAACGCGCCTTCGGTAAAGACGGCGTTCCTGCGTTGTTGATCGAGCAAGCATTGCCGCAGATCGAAGAGAAAGCAAACGATTTGCTTGATCGATTGTCCGATGGGCAAATGTCCATTCGCTTTGTGACGCAGGCCGAATACAAAGACAAGAAACGTGACGATCTGAAAGAAACGCTCGATATTCAGATCAGCGACTCGGCGGGCATCCGCAATTACGAAATGTATTCAGGCGGTGAAGCCTTCCGAGTCAACTTTGCCTTGCGGCTGGCGCTTTCAGAAATCTTGGCACAACGCAAAGGCGCGCGTTTGCAAACGCTGGTCATTGATGAAGGCTTCGGGTCACAGGATATTCAAGGCAGGCAACGTCTCATCGAAGCAATCAACATGGTGAAAAATGATTTCGCCAAGATACTTGTCATCACGCATCTCGACGAGTTGAAAGATGCGTTCCCAAGTCGCATTGAGGTGGAAAAAGGCGAGCGTGGTTCTGTGATCACTGTTACTTAACCCATGGTTTATTTTCTCCTTTCAACTGCATTCTTCATTGGCGGTCTGGTTATTATCTACTGGCTTCATAATCAATATCATCTGGATGTCATCGTTGAGCCAACATATCCTCCGCCCGACCCACCGCTTATTTCAGTTTGCGTTCCTGCACGCAATGAGGAGCGCAACATCCGCAGGTGCGTCGAAGGGATTCTGAATCAGGATTACCCAAATCTCGAAGTCATTGTTTTGGATGATCGCTCGACAGACTCAACTCCCCAAATACTAGCAGACATTGCATCTCACGACTCTCGCCTCCACCCCATCAGCGGTTCGGACTTACCCGCAGGCTGGGCCGGTAAACCCCATGCCTTATTCCAAGCTTCTGCATCTGCCCATGGTGAATGGCTTTGTTTTATTGATGCAGATACTTTCCTCTCACCTGAAACTCTTTCCTCCTGCTACATCAAAGCCATCGAAACCAAAGCGGACATGTTCACGATCATGACCTTTCAGATCCTCGGCTCGTTCTGGGAGAAGACGGTCATGCCACTGGTGATGACCGCACTCTCAGTGGGATTCTCGCCGCGCAAGGTCAATGACCCAACAACAAAAGACGCCATCGCCAACGGACAGTTCATTCTGATCAAGCATTCCGTCTATGATGCCATCGGCGGACACGAAAGCGTCAAAGACCAGATCGTGGAAGATAAAGCCATTTCTGAGAAGGTCAAATGGAATGGCTATCGCTTGATCGTTGCGGACGGAATGAAAGTGGCAAAGACGCGCATGTACACGTCCCTGCCTGAAATGTGGGAAGGCTGGACAAAGAATATCTACCTCGGCTTACGAGATCAGGTTGGATTGCTGTGGCTGGGTGTGTTCGGGGCGTTCCTTGCGGTATTGGCTTCGTTGTTTCTCCCTGTTTGGCCTCTGCTTGGGGTTTTCTGGTTTTCAAATGGCGGCGGATGGATGGCAATTACGGTTATTGTTGAGTCCATGTTGCTTTGGGGGTATTTGCTCTTCATACGGGCAAACGTGGCAAAGAACATGAATATTTCGCCCTGGTATGCGTTGACAACTCCGTTGGGTGCGGGGGTGTTCGGGGCGATGATGTTCACTTCGGCGTGGAAGGTGGTGTCGCGCACGGGGGTCACGTGGAAGGGTCGAGTGTACGGGGCAAAATAGCAGGCTTTACTTGATGGGTGGAAAAAGATAAAGGCGCTGAATCAGTTTTCAGTTAAAAAAAGAAGCGGGGTTTTATCCGATTATGTGACTAAAGTCACAACAAATCAGACAAACTCAGTATAAAATGAGAATTAGATTAATCACAAAGGTGAACTGATGTTGAAAAACCCACTTTTTATTGCAATTGCGGCGGCGGTCATTGCGCTGGGGACGTTTGTGTTTGTGACCGATGCGCCCTCATATGGAGGCAGTGCGCCTGAGACTTGCGCAAACTGTCACGTGATGGATTCGCAGTACGAGAACTGGTACCACGCGCCACACGAAAAATGGACAGAGTGCGTGGACTGTCACCTGCCCCATGAAAATGTCGTTGCATATTATCTCGAAAAGGGACGACAGGGCGCGAAGGATGTGTATGCTTTTACAACGGGGAATATTCCTGTTGCGATCCGCGCGAGCGAAAAGACCAAGGGCATTATTCAGACGAACTGCATCCGTTGCCACGAAAGTCAGGTGGAAAGCATTGTAATGGGTGCCCAACCTTTTGACCGCTATTGCTGGGAATGTCATCGCAATGTATCGCACGGCGTGCGAGGGGCTTCAGGTGCTCCGTTTCAAGATTCGAGTTTATATCCCGTAAAGTAGGGGCGACCCTTCCTTATCATCAAGGCGCTTTGCTCCCGCTTGGCGGGTCGCCCCTACAGAATAACGAATGAAAACATTATCAAGGAGAATGTATCCATGAAAAAATATACTACTGTAATTCTGGCTGGCATCGTTGTGGTGTTAGCCGCTGTGCTGGTGGGTGTTCTGGTCTTTATGAAGAACCAGCCGACTCAGGAACGCGCTTTTCAGCCGCTGGTTGAGATCAAGGCGATGGAGCCCAATTCTGAGTTATGGGGTCGGAACTTCCCCAATCAATATTCAACGCTTCTAAAGACGAAGACGAACAATATTGATACGACCTATGGAGGTTCATCACAATTCTCGTGGTTGGAACGTGACCCGCGTCAGGTGATCTTGTTCACGGGTTATCCCTTCAGCAAGGATTACAACGATGATCGCGGTCATGCCAATATGCTGGAGGATGTACGCGCAACCAAACGCTTGAATTTGGATGATACCAACCCCAAGCACACACCCGCCACCTGCTATTCCTGCAAGTCAGCTGATAACCCCGGCCTGTGGGATGAGTTGGGCATGGAAGCCTACGACAAGATGTCGTTCAATGAAATGACCCCCAACATCAAAGAATCGATCGGTTGCGCCAACTGCCACGAAGCAGGGACGATGCGACTCATCGTCACCAACCCCGCTTTGAAGGAAGGTCTTGAAGCGCAAGGCAAAGATTGGACCACATTCACACGACAGGAAATGCGTACGGTCGTTTGCGCCAACTGCCATGTGGAATATTACTTCCAGGGCGACGGCAAATATCTGACCTTCCCGTGGGCGAACGGAACCGAGATCAACCAGATCATCGAATACTACGAAGAGTCTGGTTTCAAGGATTGGGAATACCCCGATGCAAAGACTCCCATGTTGAAGGCGCAACACCCCGAATATGAGTTCTTCACGGCTGGCTCCACGCACTATAATGCGGGCGTCTCCTGCGCCGACTGTCACATGCCGTACGTGAGCGACGGTGCGGCGAAATTTTCGACACATGATGTCCACAGTCCATTGCTCAACCCCGAACAGGCTTGCGGACAATGTCACAGCGATAGTGAATATGTTATTCGCCGCGTGAATGCGATTCAGGATCAGGTCGCCACGACCAAGATCGCTACCGAAGATGCCATCGTGGATGCGATCAACGCCATCAAGCTTGCCACCGCCAACCCGAATGCGGATGCCGCCCTGCTCGATCAGGCACGCAACCTGCACCGCAAGTCGCAATATATGTGGGACTTTGTCTCTGCCGAGAACAGCACGGGTTTCCACAACCCCGAATATGCCTTGAAGATCCTGGCAGACTCCACCAACCTTGCACGTCAGGCACAAATGCTGGCCGCACAGTCGGTGAATGACATGTCGCTGTTGGAGACGGGCGTTTACGATAAAATGGATCCCAAACCCGTACCAGCCAAGTAATCAAGTATGTTCCATAAAAAGAGACGTTGCCTAAATAGGCAACGTCTCTTTTTTGTTGATGGTATATTTAGGCGCGCAAGAAATTGAGCAACTCCAAAACATACAAGGAACAAAAAACAATGAAGCATTTTTTTATATTACTCCTCACAGGAGTTCTTCTACTCACCGCCTGTAGTGCCCCCAAAGATATTGAAGTCCATAGTGCATGGGTGCGGCCAACAGCAAAAGGCGAGAACGCGGGAGTCTATTTCACGCTCCATAACCATTCCGATCAAGATGATGAATTGATCGGCGCTTCTTCAACTGCGGCCGATGTGGTTGAGATCCACGAAAGCAAGATGGAAAACGATGTAATGACGATGAACATGATCGAATCCCTGCCGCTGAAAGCAGGAGAGGAAGTGACCTTTGAATCGGGCGGGTTACACATGATGTTGATCAACATCAAACAGGAACTTGTTCTGGGCGAGCATATTGGCATCACCCTGCACTTCAAAAATCATGAAGATATCATAGTCAATGTCCATATTGAGGATTCAATGCCAGGAGAAGATCACGGTCACGAATAACCCGGGAACATTTGCATGATGTTTGTCGTCAAGCCAGCAAGGAGACAAAATGAAGAAAATAATCTTATTGTTACTTGCCCTGGTTTTAAGTGCCTGCTCTGTCAGCGGGACTGAACTCAGCCGCAACCAAAGCAAATGGCAGGATGCCAACATCACCAATTACCGCTTCCAATTGAGCGTGGGCTGTTTCTGCGCATTCAGAAGCCAAATGCCAGTTACCGTGGAAGTGAAAAATGGCGAGGTTGTTTCGATCACCGACGTCAACGGAGCAGTCATTTCAGAGACGGACCCCAACAGAGAGTTCATCGCAAAGTACGCGACGATAGACCGCCTCTTTTCTGAACTCGAGTCTGATTCCGTCCAAAAAGCCGATCACCTCACCGTGACGTATGACTCAACCTACGGCTTCCCATCTGAGATCAACATTGATTTCATCGAACAAGCCGCAGACGATGAGTTGTATCTTTCGGCATCAGCGTTCGAAGCGCTCCCCTAGAGCAGAAGCCAGCCGTCCGTTAAGGGCGAGGCGAGGATAAATCAAATAAGGGACAATATCGTCCAAAGAAAAACACGAGCAGTGGAAAAATCCATTGCTCGTGTTTTGTTTATAGAAACGTATCAAGTTTAATTATATGGTTGCGTCCATTGACGAAGGACATCGCCATCGGCAATTTGGATGCGGCGGTCTTCCATACGGATGGCTCCGCTTTTCTCCAACTCTTTCAACGAACGTGCCACCACCTCACGGACAGTTCCAAGACGTGCGGCAAGTTGTTCCTGCGTCCAGTGTGGGCGTACATCTTCAGTGGGCATCTCAGTGATGAGTCGCGCCAACCGATGCGTGACCTGATAGAACGCCATCTCGCTGACCTTGCCCACAAGCTGACGGAGGTTCTGCCCAAATTTACTTAAAACCTTCAACGCAAATTCTGGATTCGATTTAACGAGTCCGCGTAACACCTGAGGCTCAACCAGCCACACACGGGATGTCTCCAACGCTTCCACATTGACGGGGTTTGTCCCACCGTCGAACGCAGGCACCTCGTTGCATGTAGCGCCTTCGGATATCACCGAAATAATATACTGCCGTCCTTGTGGAGAAACGCGAAAGAGCTTGACACTGCCGCTCTCGATGATATGCAACCCCGCACACGGGTCGCCTTCCCAAAACAATACATCACCACGCTCGTATTCACGCAGTTGAGTGTTAGCCGCAATATCTTTTAATTCTTTTTCGGGAAGCTCATCAAAATACAAATTGTTTCGCAGTATTTTCAGCTTCTCGGTTTTAGGCACTTCTACAAGTTTCACACTAGATCTCACCCAACAAAACCTGATCGGTACCGCGGTCTATTTCCCAGGGATAGGCAATGAAGGCATCGGTGGTCGCGGCAAAATAATCGGGGCGCACATGACCAAAGAGATTGCGGTACGGGTTGAAGTGCAACACACACGTTTCAGGAAAACCACCCGCCGCAGAGACGCGATTCTTGACGGCCGTAATGGTTCGCCCTGAACCCCACACATCATCCACGATCAGCGTCGGCCTGCCGCGCAGTTTATCCTCCGCAGGGAATTGGATAAACTCCGGCCATGCCATCAGTTTCGATTTTTCGCTTTGTGATTGCGCAGGAAAATCCACGGCCGCCGTGAGAACATGGGTAATATCCATCGCTTCGGCGAGCATGCCACCCGGCACAATGCCGCCGCGCGTGATGATAACCATCGCAGTGAACTCGCGCTTGAACTGCGGGATAAGGTGGTCGATAAGACGGTCGATCTCTTGCCATGAAACCAATTCACGGCGGGGTTCATTTTGTGGTTGCATTGTATTCAGTCAGATATCTTTCCTCTATCGTTTTATCTATGAAAATGAAAACGATAGATTTTCACATTATCCCAACACAGCCGCGAGCGGAGCAGGTGCGGCAACACGAATGGGCTCGCCAGCCAATTGCGCCTTCTCTACATCGCGCGCCCAAATATATAGGCAGGTATGATACGCAATGGATGTGTAGGAATTCACCACACTGGCAACCATCACAAACGCAAAGAAAATAAAAGCGGCGATGGCAATTCCCAGAATCGACACAACATTGATTCCACCTGACAAATATGCCGCCCCACCGCCAATCGCAAGCGCGATCAAAAATCCGCCGAAGCCCAACACAAAACCGATCAGCCCCGTCACCCAACGCACACCGACAGTGCTGATACCGATCAAAAGCAAGTTCTCTTTCGTGATCTTCAGAACACGCGCCATACCTTCTTTGAGATTCAGGTCATCAATAACCATCGCAGGCAAAATGAGATAGGACGCCTCAGTCCACAGTGCTTCCAGTAGGTTGGCCGCGCCGCGGATCAACCCTGAGGCCAAACCGCCACGTCGATTTCTATTTGCCGCATTCTTGATCATGTTGACAACTGTCGAAGCCGCAGCAAGCATAATAATATCGAAGAAATCACGCTTCACAACATCCCAAGCTTTATCCATGCGGCCATCACCGGTGGAGAGATAACCAAAGATCAGGTAAGCGGTCATCCCAGAAAACACATAAGTAACCACAAACTGAATAAAGACCATGATCGCCCCCATCCCACCCATGACAATATTCCCGACCTGTGAGCCCTGGAACAAAAATGCCGCCCCAACGATCGGGATAATGCCGATCACAGAAACGATCATCCCCACCACTAATGCATAAATGGACGGTTTGAGTAAATCTTTATCCTTAAACGCCATCCCCCAAGCTTGTTGTAAGAATGACCAACCACGAGAAAAAGACTGCATGTTGTTCTCCTATAAATTTTGCTGGCGAGCAACCAAACGCATCAAAACCAACAGACAACTAAAATTATTTAACCAACTTGGTTTGATTATAGCAAACTTAAAGGATTCACTTCAACCCGCCAACCATCCAGTTTCAGCCCGCGCAATAGCTCTGTGGGGTTTGCTCCACGTAAAACGATCTGCCACCGATAATAACCACCAACCTTTGCGAAGAAACATGGGACGGGTCCAATTAATGTGATCTGTTTCCAACGATCAGCCTTCAACACATCTTTGAACTTTTCAGCCACCCGCCCCGCTTCTTTCTCCGCTGAGGCCTGATCCTGCTCTCTATATTCGAGTCGTACCAAATGGCTGAATGGCGGATACCCCAATCGCTTGCGTTGTTCCAATTCGTATTCATAAAATCCATTCACATCATGCTTAGATGCAAATTGGATCACTTGCTGTTCGGGATCAAAGGTTTGCAAAACAACTTTTCCTCCGCGCTCACTACGCCCAGCGCGGCCTGCCACCTGCGTCAACGTTTGAAAAACACGCTCGCCTGAGAACGGATCGGGCAGATTCAAACCCACATCGGCCAACACAATACCAACCAGCGTGACCATCGGCAGATCGAGCCCTTTGGCGAGCATTTGCGTACCGATCAACACGTCCGCTTTGTGATTGGCAAAGTGCGTGAGAATCATCTCATGCGCGTCCTTGGTACGGGTGGTATCCCAATCCCAGCGCAGGGTCTTTGCTTTGGGGAACAACGCATTGACTTCCGCTTCGACCTTTTCGCTTCCCAATCCATATTCACGGATTTGTTTTCCACCACACGAAGGACAAGTCTTCGGCTTGCCGCGTTCATATCCACATGTATGGCAGAGTAACCGTTCCTTGTCATCTGTGTGAAGAGTGAGTGGTGATTCGCAATTGGGACACTTCACTACATATCCACAATCACGACAGAAGATATAAGTAGCTGTTCCTCGACGGTTAAGGAAGAGAATTGCTTGCTCGCCCCGTTTCAGCGTGGACTCAAGTTCCTTGAGTAGTAACCTGCCAAAGATCCCGCGATGACCGGCTTTGAGCTCCTCCCGCATATCCACAACGTGGACGGGAGGCAACCCGGCTTCGACGATGCGCTTGGGCAAATCCAATTTCTGGATTTGTTTTGTCTCCGCTTGATAGCGTTGCTCAACGGTCGGCGTGGCAGAGCCTAGCACGCACACTGCCCCACACAGGCGCGCATAGATCTGTGCCGCGCTGACTGCATGATAGAACGGCGGCTCGGCTTGGTGATACGATGAGTCGTGACATTCATCAGCAACGATCAGGCCGATGTTCGGCAAAGGCGAGAACAAGGCACTACGCGCACCGATGATGACCTTGAGTT
Proteins encoded in this window:
- a CDS encoding phosphoribosyltransferase, encoding MQPQNEPRRELVSWQEIDRLIDHLIPQFKREFTAMVIITRGGIVPGGMLAEAMDITHVLTAAVDFPAQSQSEKSKLMAWPEFIQFPAEDKLRGRPTLIVDDVWGSGRTITAVKNRVSAAGGFPETCVLHFNPYRNLFGHVRPDYFAATTDAFIAYPWEIDRGTDQVLLGEI
- a CDS encoding copper chaperone PCu(A)C; protein product: MKHFFILLLTGVLLLTACSAPKDIEVHSAWVRPTAKGENAGVYFTLHNHSDQDDELIGASSTAADVVEIHESKMENDVMTMNMIESLPLKAGEEVTFESGGLHMMLINIKQELVLGEHIGITLHFKNHEDIIVNVHIEDSMPGEDHGHE
- the priA gene encoding primosomal protein N' produces the protein MTPYVQVIVNVPAIAGVFDYAVPKSLAGKIGLGHLVIVPFGKQTVQGVVLQFVDSPSVPEVKDILEILDEEPVLTQPQLALAKEIADSTLQPLASIVGLFLPAGLNQQADTLYELQFTNEDARFANTASEKSISPNTKRQTIEDRLLSLLRLRGALRGRQIDSHFAKVDWRKTAQFLVKKGILSAKSILPPPRVRSKFIRVAQLAVPPEEAEAAMGSLGMKQTLLRRQSALKFLIGQPDAVNLSWVYAESGCNLSDLEELEERGLIRLFESEIFRDPLQKMESGKLKYEKILELTPEQSFALKEITNAITTSDARLPFLLQGVTGSGKTEIYIRAAEEVVRRGKQAIILVPEIALTPQTVRRFLSRFPGQVGIVHSKLSEGERYDTWRRARSGKLKVIIGARSALFSPLPNIGLIVADECHDSSYHQAEPPFYHAVSAAQIYARLCGAVCVLGSATPTVEQRYQAETKQIQKLDLPKRIVEAGLPPVHVVDMREELKAGHRGIFGRLLLKELESTLKRGEQAILFLNRRGTATYIFCRDCGYVVKCPNCESPLTLHTDDKERLLCHTCGYERGKPKTCPSCGGKQIREYGLGSEKVEAEVNALFPKAKTLRWDWDTTRTKDAHEMILTHFANHKADVLIGTQMLAKGLDLPMVTLVGIVLADVGLNLPDPFSGERVFQTLTQVAGRAGRSERGGKVVLQTFDPEQQVIQFASKHDVNGFYEYELEQRKRLGYPPFSHLVRLEYREQDQASAEKEAGRVAEKFKDVLKADRWKQITLIGPVPCFFAKVGGYYRWQIVLRGANPTELLRGLKLDGWRVEVNPLSLL
- a CDS encoding SMC family ATPase, with the translated sequence MIPLHLRIAGFLSYRDPIELDFNTFDLACISGHNGAGKSSLLDAITWSLFGEARGKSSDIINLNQDVKAAEVALTFKHEGNIYRVQRTLPRNKSTVLEFQIQNADTWRPLTEKTTRDTQARIESTLRLDYETFVNASFFLQGKADQFTQQNASKRKEILSNILGLEAWDEYKNRTAEKRKAIERDVDEIDGRIAEIDAELSEEDARKNRLEELQRTLNQLSAAREAKESVLANIKKNAALLDEQRKLTSTLLAGLERSRTALSGLSARLASRESDRNSYLDLVNRAVEVESTYKEWQKIRKELEEWEKTASQFREHEKERNPLLEKIAVEKARLEEEMRSLTAEEAEISEQLSANSDVKNEIVKAQKLLAEAEAKIAERLELESQRNEARERQAAMKVENETLKVEMNQLKERIEALKSADGATCPLCGQELSEKHRKSTLKQLEAEGKEKGDKYRANTDEAKSVAKQITDTESQITKLASAENERVKYASEVSQLTERTERLQALAKDWDATGKKRLKEVDKLLESGKYAVDEQKALAKLDKELAKLGYDTTAHDEAREKESELRAVEEEYGNLKSAKEVSKQIESEISSLQTEIENRKSEIKNLELEYQTAKKNLDEAEAGSPNLEDAERELFRLREEENKVRSELGGAQQRVDILATQRNRKKDFEKEREEFQKQIARHKTLERAFGKDGVPALLIEQALPQIEEKANDLLDRLSDGQMSIRFVTQAEYKDKKRDDLKETLDIQISDSAGIRNYEMYSGGEAFRVNFALRLALSEILAQRKGARLQTLVIDEGFGSQDIQGRQRLIEAINMVKNDFAKILVITHLDELKDAFPSRIEVEKGERGSVITVT
- a CDS encoding ammonia-forming cytochrome c nitrite reductase subunit c552, which produces MKKYTTVILAGIVVVLAAVLVGVLVFMKNQPTQERAFQPLVEIKAMEPNSELWGRNFPNQYSTLLKTKTNNIDTTYGGSSQFSWLERDPRQVILFTGYPFSKDYNDDRGHANMLEDVRATKRLNLDDTNPKHTPATCYSCKSADNPGLWDELGMEAYDKMSFNEMTPNIKESIGCANCHEAGTMRLIVTNPALKEGLEAQGKDWTTFTRQEMRTVVCANCHVEYYFQGDGKYLTFPWANGTEINQIIEYYEESGFKDWEYPDAKTPMLKAQHPEYEFFTAGSTHYNAGVSCADCHMPYVSDGAAKFSTHDVHSPLLNPEQACGQCHSDSEYVIRRVNAIQDQVATTKIATEDAIVDAINAIKLATANPNADAALLDQARNLHRKSQYMWDFVSAENSTGFHNPEYALKILADSTNLARQAQMLAAQSVNDMSLLETGVYDKMDPKPVPAK
- a CDS encoding glycosyltransferase gives rise to the protein MVYFLLSTAFFIGGLVIIYWLHNQYHLDVIVEPTYPPPDPPLISVCVPARNEERNIRRCVEGILNQDYPNLEVIVLDDRSTDSTPQILADIASHDSRLHPISGSDLPAGWAGKPHALFQASASAHGEWLCFIDADTFLSPETLSSCYIKAIETKADMFTIMTFQILGSFWEKTVMPLVMTALSVGFSPRKVNDPTTKDAIANGQFILIKHSVYDAIGGHESVKDQIVEDKAISEKVKWNGYRLIVADGMKVAKTRMYTSLPEMWEGWTKNIYLGLRDQVGLLWLGVFGAFLAVLASLFLPVWPLLGVFWFSNGGGWMAITVIVESMLLWGYLLFIRANVAKNMNISPWYALTTPLGAGVFGAMMFTSAWKVVSRTGVTWKGRVYGAK
- a CDS encoding Crp/Fnr family transcriptional regulator → MKLVEVPKTEKLKILRNNLYFDELPEKELKDIAANTQLREYERGDVLFWEGDPCAGLHIIESGSVKLFRVSPQGRQYIISVISEGATCNEVPAFDGGTNPVNVEALETSRVWLVEPQVLRGLVKSNPEFALKVLSKFGQNLRQLVGKVSEMAFYQVTHRLARLITEMPTEDVRPHWTQEQLAARLGTVREVVARSLKELEKSGAIRMEDRRIQIADGDVLRQWTQPYN
- the nrfH gene encoding cytochrome c nitrite reductase small subunit, whose product is MLKNPLFIAIAAAVIALGTFVFVTDAPSYGGSAPETCANCHVMDSQYENWYHAPHEKWTECVDCHLPHENVVAYYLEKGRQGAKDVYAFTTGNIPVAIRASEKTKGIIQTNCIRCHESQVESIVMGAQPFDRYCWECHRNVSHGVRGASGAPFQDSSLYPVK